The following proteins are encoded in a genomic region of Saccharopolyspora antimicrobica:
- a CDS encoding epoxide hydrolase family protein, which yields MKPFRIDIPQADLDDLHRRLENTRWPDEVPGAGWARGVPVGYLEELAEYWRDTFDWRAVESRLNELPQYTTEIDGATVHFIHLTSPEPDATPLLITHGWPSSFVEFLDVVGPLTDPRAHGGDPADAFHVVIPTVPGFGFSGPTRAAGWDHYRVARAWKELMARLGYQRYVAQGGDWGMMVSAELCLADPEHVAGLHVNTLATFPPQDPAELADLSEVEAQRLDKLMHFGRELSPYFNLLATRPQTVAYGLTDSPVGQLAWIAEKYWEWTGAQTAPEEVVDRDLMLANVSIFWLTGTAGSSAQLYYESVDRTDQNLAARLGGPWELTVPAGVAVFAHDVVLPLRRFANQVLPTITHWSEFERGGHWPALEVPDLYVQDVRAFSRSLKDGS from the coding sequence ATGAAACCCTTCCGCATCGACATCCCGCAGGCAGACCTGGACGACCTGCACCGCAGGCTGGAGAACACGCGGTGGCCCGACGAGGTGCCCGGCGCGGGCTGGGCGCGTGGTGTTCCGGTCGGCTACCTCGAGGAGCTGGCGGAGTACTGGCGCGACACCTTCGACTGGCGGGCCGTGGAGTCCCGGCTGAACGAGCTGCCGCAGTACACCACCGAGATCGACGGTGCGACCGTCCACTTCATACACCTCACCTCGCCCGAGCCCGACGCCACACCACTGCTGATCACGCACGGTTGGCCCAGCTCGTTCGTCGAGTTCCTGGACGTCGTCGGCCCGCTGACCGACCCGCGCGCGCACGGCGGCGACCCGGCGGACGCCTTCCACGTGGTCATCCCGACCGTCCCCGGCTTCGGCTTCTCCGGGCCCACGCGCGCGGCGGGCTGGGACCACTACCGGGTCGCGCGGGCGTGGAAGGAGCTGATGGCCCGGCTCGGCTACCAGCGGTACGTGGCGCAGGGCGGTGACTGGGGAATGATGGTGTCGGCGGAGCTGTGCCTGGCCGACCCCGAGCACGTGGCAGGTCTGCACGTGAACACGCTGGCGACGTTCCCGCCGCAGGACCCGGCCGAGCTGGCGGACCTGAGCGAGGTCGAGGCGCAGCGGCTGGACAAGCTGATGCACTTCGGCCGGGAGCTGTCCCCGTACTTCAACCTCCTGGCCACCCGCCCGCAGACCGTGGCCTACGGCCTCACCGACTCGCCGGTGGGGCAGCTCGCGTGGATCGCGGAGAAGTACTGGGAGTGGACCGGTGCTCAGACCGCGCCCGAAGAAGTCGTCGACCGCGACCTCATGCTCGCCAACGTCAGCATCTTCTGGCTGACCGGCACAGCGGGTTCGTCGGCTCAGCTCTACTACGAGTCGGTGGACCGCACCGATCAGAACCTCGCCGCCCGGTTGGGCGGCCCGTGGGAGCTCACCGTGCCCGCGGGTGTCGCGGTGTTCGCGCACGACGTCGTCCTACCGCTGCGCCGGTTCGCCAACCAGGTGCTGCCGACCATCACGCACTGGTCGGAGTTCGAGCGTGGCGGGCACTGGCCCGCGCTCGAAGTGCCGGACCTGTACGTGCAGGACGTTCGGGCGTTCAGCCGGTCCTTGAAGGACGGCAGCTGA
- a CDS encoding MFS transporter, which produces MSTPQATLSQGRTNLVLAALFFGVFVMGCAELLVVGMLDLIATDLEVSIPTAGTLVTAYALGLAIGGPVLTALTIKLARRAVLAGALVVFILANLAPVLITDYLVFLVARGIDGAAQGLFVAVAFGVGTSIVPPERAGRAISVIISGVAVSAALGVPLGTAIGQTLGWRGSFIAIVVLSAIVLIITSALVPSALSTGGGGVAGQAKYAFAPRVLAVLVLNLVVFTSLYTALTYIVPFLQEVTGITGAMISVFLFAFGLANAVGSFSGGWFADKNAGGTLIGGTAGTAVALLVLYFVGANPVLVALMMLVWGLFAFIMVPALQLRVVSLAGPGGELAQSLPASAINVGVALGPIIGGAALSSSTSAPMIGGMIIALVGTVVALATSYLKPPVVAEATGSAGVVPEPTTEHA; this is translated from the coding sequence ATGAGTACCCCACAAGCAACGCTGAGCCAGGGCAGGACGAACCTGGTCCTGGCCGCGCTGTTCTTCGGAGTGTTCGTCATGGGCTGTGCGGAATTGCTCGTGGTCGGAATGCTCGATCTGATCGCCACCGATCTCGAGGTCTCCATCCCCACGGCCGGCACGCTGGTGACGGCCTACGCGCTGGGCCTGGCGATCGGCGGCCCGGTCCTGACCGCGCTGACGATCAAACTGGCCAGGCGCGCCGTCCTGGCCGGCGCGCTCGTCGTGTTCATCCTGGCCAACCTGGCCCCCGTGCTGATCACCGACTACCTCGTGTTCCTCGTGGCGCGCGGCATCGACGGTGCGGCGCAGGGGCTGTTCGTGGCCGTCGCTTTCGGTGTGGGCACCTCGATCGTCCCGCCGGAGCGCGCGGGCCGGGCGATCTCCGTGATCATCTCGGGTGTCGCGGTCTCGGCCGCGCTGGGCGTACCGCTGGGCACGGCGATCGGCCAGACGCTCGGCTGGCGCGGCTCGTTCATCGCGATCGTCGTGCTCAGCGCGATCGTGCTGATCATCACGTCGGCGCTGGTTCCCTCCGCGCTCAGCACCGGAGGCGGCGGCGTCGCCGGCCAGGCCAAGTACGCCTTCGCGCCACGGGTGCTGGCCGTGCTGGTCCTGAACCTCGTGGTGTTCACCTCGCTGTACACGGCGCTGACCTACATCGTGCCGTTCCTGCAGGAGGTCACGGGGATCACCGGCGCGATGATCAGCGTGTTCCTGTTCGCCTTCGGCCTGGCCAACGCGGTGGGTTCCTTCTCCGGCGGCTGGTTCGCGGACAAGAACGCCGGCGGCACCCTGATCGGCGGAACCGCCGGCACGGCGGTCGCCCTGCTGGTGCTCTACTTCGTCGGCGCCAACCCGGTCCTGGTGGCGCTGATGATGCTGGTCTGGGGCCTGTTCGCCTTCATCATGGTGCCCGCGCTCCAGCTCCGCGTGGTGAGCCTGGCCGGCCCCGGCGGCGAGCTCGCGCAGTCGCTGCCCGCCTCCGCGATCAACGTGGGCGTCGCGCTGGGCCCGATCATCGGTGGTGCGGCGCTCAGCAGCAGCACCTCGGCCCCGATGATCGGCGGCATGATCATCGCACTGGTCGGCACCGTGGTCGCCTTGGCCACCAGCTACCTCAAGCCACCGGTGGTCGCGGAAGCCACGGGGTCGGCGGGCGTGGTGCCCGAGCCGACCACCGAGCACGCCTGA
- a CDS encoding aminotransferase family protein, producing MRVAECPHRPAGWSSRRCPRRAGDRGVGVAARWKMKRSGPWARLSSNRYHCRRSSDHEMDGQMAASADLPIQAPASELKDRDRKYVIHPHQRADRDERHIIVRGKGSTVWDAEGNEYLDAMGSANWMGQVGHARPELAEAAAEQMAELQYFTGFDVYSNEPSIRLAERLAGLAPEGIDRVFFTNGGSEGVDSAFKAARLFHFRRGEPDRTWIISRRLAYHGCTYGSGTASGFDLVQHGFGPNLPNVEKVTPPLPFHSELYGGQHPTDFLVNELEQTIERIGAGNIAAMIGEPVMGGAGVVPPPDDYWPRIREVLSAHGILLIADEVVTSYGRTGVWFESQRRGMNADIIVTSKGLTSGYMPLGAVLIRNGIADAITEAEGFFHGHTYFGHPVACAVAMANLDVLEREGLLDRAKQIGEWFEADLAPAREFPTVGEVRVAGATAGIELVADRQSREPLLAGAAAVSAELRRAHHVIVRDYNATVVLAPPLVLERSQARQISEAIVEVVSRLRGDGTLSPR from the coding sequence GTGCGCGTCGCCGAATGCCCTCACCGGCCGGCCGGGTGGTCTTCGCGCCGCTGCCCGCGCCGGGCGGGCGATCGGGGCGTCGGCGTTGCAGCACGCTGGAAGATGAAGCGTTCCGGCCCGTGGGCGAGGCTGTCCTCGAATAGATATCACTGCCGCAGAAGTTCCGACCACGAAATGGATGGACAAATGGCAGCCTCCGCTGATCTGCCTATCCAGGCGCCGGCAAGTGAACTGAAAGACCGGGACCGGAAATATGTGATCCACCCGCATCAGCGCGCCGACCGCGACGAACGCCACATCATCGTGCGGGGAAAGGGGAGCACTGTCTGGGACGCGGAAGGAAACGAGTACCTGGATGCGATGGGATCGGCGAACTGGATGGGGCAGGTCGGCCATGCCCGTCCCGAACTCGCCGAAGCGGCCGCCGAGCAGATGGCCGAACTGCAGTACTTCACCGGATTCGACGTCTACTCCAACGAACCGTCGATCCGGCTGGCCGAACGGCTGGCCGGACTCGCGCCCGAGGGAATCGACCGGGTCTTCTTCACCAACGGTGGTTCGGAAGGGGTCGACTCGGCGTTCAAGGCCGCGCGGCTGTTCCACTTCCGCCGCGGCGAGCCGGACCGCACCTGGATCATCTCCCGGCGGCTGGCCTATCACGGCTGCACCTACGGCAGCGGGACCGCGAGCGGCTTCGACCTGGTGCAGCACGGCTTCGGGCCCAACCTGCCGAACGTCGAGAAGGTGACACCGCCGCTTCCGTTCCACTCCGAGCTCTACGGGGGCCAGCACCCCACCGACTTCCTGGTGAACGAGCTCGAGCAGACGATCGAGCGCATCGGGGCCGGAAACATCGCTGCCATGATCGGTGAGCCGGTCATGGGCGGCGCCGGCGTGGTCCCCCCGCCGGATGACTACTGGCCGCGGATCCGCGAAGTGCTGAGCGCGCACGGCATTCTGCTCATCGCCGACGAGGTGGTCACCTCCTACGGCCGGACCGGGGTCTGGTTCGAGTCGCAGCGCCGTGGCATGAACGCCGACATCATCGTGACTTCGAAGGGGCTGACCAGCGGGTACATGCCGCTGGGCGCGGTGCTCATCCGCAACGGGATCGCGGATGCGATCACCGAGGCGGAAGGCTTCTTCCACGGCCACACCTACTTCGGCCACCCGGTCGCCTGCGCCGTCGCGATGGCCAACCTCGACGTGCTGGAGCGGGAGGGCCTGCTGGACCGGGCGAAGCAGATCGGCGAGTGGTTCGAAGCGGATCTGGCGCCGGCGCGCGAATTCCCGACGGTGGGCGAGGTGCGGGTCGCGGGAGCGACCGCCGGCATCGAGCTGGTGGCCGACCGGCAGAGCCGGGAGCCGCTCCTCGCCGGCGCGGCGGCCGTCTCGGCGGAGCTTCGGCGGGCGCACCACGTGATCGTGCGCGACTACAACGCCACCGTCGTCCTGGCGCCGCCACTGGTGCTCGAACGCTCCCAGGCGCGGCAGATCTCGGAGGCGATCGTCGAGGTGGTCTCGCGGTTGCGCGGCGACGGGACCCTGAGTCCTCGCTGA
- a CDS encoding GMC family oxidoreductase — translation MYDYVIIGAGSAGCVLAARLSEDPTVTVCLIEAGPSDDADIIRVPSRFGQMYRTRYDWDYDTQEEPALAGRRVYLPRGRVLGGSSSTNGMVYIRGNRADYDEWNQPGWSYREMLPYFKRSEDNERGESEYHGVGGPLAVSEGRSNNEMAAAFVESAAAAGFPKNADFNGATQDGFGFYQLTQRNGRRWSAADAFLRPALDRPNLTVRTDFQVHRVTFESGRATGIVGTHLNEEISIRAEREVIVSAGVYNSPQLLMLSGIGPADALSALEIPVLADQPQVGANLQDHPQALLVYPHEHPVSLLIASDPRYRRQFDEEGSGPLTSNVVEAGGFANVHSGGSEPDVQLHAGAVMFRQGGLGAPTSHAISYGAYVLRPQSRGSVTIASSDPTAKPVISHNIYAERSDLDVAVEGLRLGLELARQTPLKPYTETPLAPPASSRAADLEAYVRRNTQTAYHPVGTCAMGAVVDAELRVRGVDALRVVDASVMPVLVRGNTNAPVIAIAEKAADLIRGLPPA, via the coding sequence ATGTACGACTACGTGATCATCGGCGCCGGTTCTGCGGGATGCGTTCTCGCCGCGCGCCTCAGCGAGGACCCGACGGTGACGGTCTGCCTCATCGAGGCGGGGCCGTCCGACGATGCGGACATCATCCGCGTTCCCTCCCGCTTCGGCCAGATGTACCGCACGCGATACGACTGGGATTACGACACCCAGGAGGAACCGGCCCTCGCCGGTCGTCGCGTCTACCTGCCGCGAGGCCGGGTGCTGGGCGGTTCGAGCTCCACGAACGGAATGGTCTACATCCGGGGCAACCGGGCCGACTACGACGAGTGGAACCAGCCGGGCTGGAGCTATCGGGAGATGCTCCCGTACTTCAAGCGCTCCGAGGACAACGAGCGCGGCGAGTCGGAGTACCACGGAGTCGGTGGCCCTCTCGCGGTTTCGGAGGGTCGTTCGAACAACGAGATGGCGGCGGCCTTCGTGGAATCCGCCGCAGCGGCGGGCTTTCCGAAGAACGCGGACTTCAACGGTGCCACGCAGGACGGGTTCGGCTTCTACCAGCTCACGCAGCGGAACGGGCGGAGGTGGAGCGCGGCCGACGCCTTCCTGCGTCCGGCGCTCGATCGCCCGAACCTGACCGTCAGGACGGACTTCCAGGTTCACCGGGTCACGTTCGAATCGGGTCGCGCGACCGGGATCGTCGGCACCCACCTGAACGAGGAGATCTCGATCAGGGCGGAGCGCGAGGTCATCGTGTCCGCGGGCGTCTACAACTCCCCGCAGCTGCTCATGCTCTCCGGGATCGGCCCCGCGGACGCGCTGAGCGCGCTGGAGATCCCCGTCCTGGCCGACCAGCCGCAGGTGGGGGCCAACCTCCAGGACCACCCGCAGGCCCTGCTCGTCTACCCCCACGAGCACCCGGTCAGCCTGCTGATCGCCAGTGACCCGCGGTACCGGCGCCAGTTCGATGAGGAGGGCAGCGGCCCGCTCACCTCGAACGTCGTGGAGGCCGGGGGGTTCGCCAACGTCCATTCAGGAGGTTCGGAGCCAGACGTCCAGCTGCATGCCGGGGCGGTCATGTTCCGGCAAGGGGGACTGGGCGCACCGACGTCGCACGCGATCTCCTACGGCGCGTACGTGCTCCGTCCGCAGAGCCGCGGCAGCGTGACGATCGCCTCTTCCGATCCCACCGCGAAACCGGTGATCTCGCACAACATCTACGCGGAGAGATCGGACCTGGACGTCGCTGTGGAAGGGCTCCGGCTCGGCTTGGAGCTGGCGCGCCAGACGCCGCTCAAGCCGTACACGGAAACGCCGCTCGCGCCGCCCGCCAGCAGCCGTGCGGCCGATCTCGAAGCCTACGTCCGGCGCAACACCCAGACCGCCTATCACCCCGTGGGCACCTGTGCGATGGGCGCGGTCGTCGACGCTGAACTCCGCGTCCGCGGCGTCGACGCGCTCCGCGTGGTCGACGCGTCGGTCATGCCCGTCCTCGTGCGCGGGAACACCAACGCCCCCGTCATCGCGATCGCGGAGAAGGCCGCCGACCTGATCCGCGGTCTTCCCCCGGCGTAA
- a CDS encoding winged helix-turn-helix transcriptional regulator yields the protein MILLDESRSGCPINVSVEVLGDRWSLIVLRDIMFTNRRHFRTLLRESEESIASNILANRLRDLLAAGLLTRDDPGRGHRVTYSLTEDAIELVPVMAELAWWGVRHRPTFAPMRAKAILLHDGGPQMWQAFMEELREQHLGIPLPTPRTIRVSEQLDAAGAAVLAAIS from the coding sequence GTGATTCTGTTGGACGAATCGAGATCAGGCTGCCCGATCAACGTGTCGGTCGAGGTGCTGGGCGACCGGTGGTCCCTCATCGTGCTGCGCGACATCATGTTCACCAACCGCCGCCACTTCCGGACGCTGCTGCGCGAGTCCGAGGAGTCCATCGCATCGAACATCCTCGCCAACAGGCTGCGTGATCTCCTCGCCGCCGGCCTGCTCACCCGCGACGACCCGGGGCGCGGTCACCGCGTGACCTACAGCCTGACCGAGGACGCCATCGAGCTGGTGCCGGTGATGGCCGAACTCGCCTGGTGGGGTGTGCGGCACCGCCCCACCTTCGCCCCCATGCGCGCCAAGGCCATTCTGCTGCACGACGGTGGCCCCCAGATGTGGCAGGCGTTCATGGAGGAACTGCGCGAGCAGCACCTCGGCATTCCGCTGCCCACGCCCAGGACGATCAGGGTCAGCGAACAACTCGACGCCGCAGGCGCCGCAGTGCTCGCAGCGATCAGCTGA
- a CDS encoding acyl-CoA dehydrogenase family protein, with protein MKTSVAPSREELVGRAKDLAPLLSKNALWQEENRILHDDTIQAMTDAGLLKMTLPARYGGYECDTTTLVDVLSEIALGDGAASWTATVWTLSNWLTGLLPDEVQDEVFGSGEVRISGTFAPNAVGVPTSGGVVLNGQWGFNSGARQSSWNAHAAVRVVEGQQPEPVLVLLPMSDLEIVDDWDSTGLRGTGSVTTVAKDVFVPDSRILPMMPVMQEGRHSSVINAGSPLWRVPFLPWACAVTSSTAYGLARAANAAFMERLPTRKITYTDYEHQAHAPLTHIQIAEATARTDEAGFHAHRLATRVDTKAPGEPWSVQDRVTSRLDLGLTIQRAKESVDILNNASGASSVRMTVPIQRIARDIHTSSLHAFAHPDTNLELYGRVACGLEPNTQFL; from the coding sequence ATGAAAACCAGTGTCGCGCCCTCGCGGGAAGAACTCGTCGGCCGGGCGAAGGACTTGGCCCCGCTATTGAGCAAGAATGCGCTCTGGCAGGAGGAGAATCGCATTCTCCACGATGACACGATCCAGGCGATGACCGACGCCGGCCTGCTGAAGATGACCCTTCCGGCGCGGTACGGCGGCTACGAGTGCGACACGACCACGCTGGTCGACGTGCTGTCCGAGATCGCGTTGGGCGACGGCGCGGCGAGCTGGACCGCGACCGTCTGGACCCTCAGCAACTGGTTGACCGGACTTCTGCCGGACGAGGTCCAGGACGAGGTCTTCGGCTCGGGCGAGGTGCGGATCAGCGGCACCTTCGCGCCGAACGCGGTCGGGGTGCCGACCTCCGGCGGTGTGGTGCTCAACGGCCAGTGGGGCTTCAACTCCGGTGCCCGGCAGAGCAGCTGGAACGCGCACGCCGCGGTGCGCGTCGTCGAAGGCCAGCAGCCGGAGCCGGTGCTGGTTCTGCTGCCCATGTCGGACCTCGAAATCGTCGACGACTGGGACTCCACCGGATTGCGCGGGACGGGCAGCGTCACCACCGTCGCGAAGGACGTGTTCGTTCCGGACTCCCGCATTCTCCCGATGATGCCGGTCATGCAGGAGGGGCGGCACAGCTCGGTGATCAACGCCGGGTCCCCGCTCTGGAGGGTCCCGTTCCTGCCGTGGGCCTGCGCGGTGACGAGCTCCACGGCCTACGGCCTGGCGCGCGCGGCGAACGCGGCCTTCATGGAGCGGCTGCCCACGCGCAAGATCACCTACACCGACTACGAGCACCAGGCCCACGCCCCGCTCACCCACATCCAGATCGCCGAGGCCACCGCGCGGACCGACGAGGCCGGCTTCCACGCGCACCGCCTGGCGACGCGAGTGGACACCAAGGCGCCCGGCGAGCCGTGGTCCGTGCAGGACCGCGTCACCTCCCGCCTGGACCTCGGGCTCACCATCCAGCGGGCCAAGGAATCCGTGGACATCCTCAACAACGCCAGCGGCGCGTCGTCGGTCCGCATGACCGTGCCGATCCAGCGCATCGCACGGGACATCCACACTTCGAGCCTGCACGCGTTCGCCCACCCCGACACCAATCTGGAGCTCTACGGCCGGGTCGCCTGCGGACTCGAGCCGAACACGCAGTTCCTCTGA
- a CDS encoding AraC family transcriptional regulator, translating to MDEQTVHAVERAISFMRQNLADRITVDDMAQAAQFSKFYFTRLFQRVTGVSPARYLSALRLEKAMRLLLNSSSTVADISYQVGYNSPGTFSSRFRSSVGVSPITFRQLGGYTSHLAADSRVHRMDRLGATIRGSMRVTEGGRRGFTFVGLFRDPIPQGPPASCALLPGPGPFVLNDVPNGKWFVHAQSIAIGAEENVIVPKESADAPYVGSCGPIVMRRDASTIVVELLLRPQRTVDPPVLLAPVDVRSDAMRNFRAENVPDVVSVV from the coding sequence ATGGACGAACAGACGGTGCACGCGGTCGAACGCGCGATTTCCTTCATGCGTCAGAATCTCGCCGATCGAATCACCGTTGACGACATGGCTCAGGCGGCACAATTCAGCAAGTTCTACTTTACGCGGCTTTTTCAAAGGGTGACTGGGGTCTCGCCGGCCCGATATCTGTCGGCGCTTCGCCTCGAGAAAGCGATGCGCCTCCTCCTGAATTCTTCGTCCACCGTCGCCGACATCAGCTACCAGGTCGGCTACAACAGCCCCGGTACGTTCAGCTCCCGCTTCCGAAGCAGCGTGGGAGTATCCCCCATCACGTTCCGGCAGCTGGGCGGCTACACCTCTCACCTCGCCGCCGACAGCCGCGTCCACCGCATGGATCGTCTCGGCGCGACCATTCGCGGCAGCATGCGGGTCACCGAGGGAGGCAGGCGGGGATTCACCTTCGTCGGCCTTTTCCGGGACCCGATCCCGCAGGGACCGCCCGCGAGTTGTGCGCTGCTGCCCGGCCCCGGCCCGTTCGTGCTGAACGACGTCCCGAACGGCAAGTGGTTCGTCCACGCCCAGTCGATCGCGATCGGGGCCGAGGAGAACGTGATCGTGCCGAAAGAGTCCGCGGACGCGCCCTACGTCGGGTCGTGCGGGCCGATCGTGATGCGCAGAGACGCGTCGACGATCGTCGTCGAGCTGTTGTTGCGCCCGCAGCGCACGGTCGATCCGCCGGTGCTGCTCGCGCCGGTCGACGTGCGGTCCGATGCGATGCGCAATTTCAGGGCCGAAAACGTTCCGGACGTTGTTTCGGTGGTTTGA
- a CDS encoding TetR-like C-terminal domain-containing protein — protein sequence MAKTDDPVADMAMLGHAYRYNAQSNSHLYAVMFGGLSLAGFSLSDNDRQHGRYTLSNVVECASRCVAAGRFSPLDADLIAHQMWFATHGLVTLELGNYLVEPWDADRCFEMQLVRLMIGAGDTPERAARSVARARMRFDAEFLGRSGPAVPEPGSEARSPGCLCER from the coding sequence GTGGCGAAAACCGATGATCCGGTGGCCGACATGGCCATGCTGGGGCATGCGTACAGGTACAACGCGCAGTCGAACTCGCACCTGTACGCGGTCATGTTCGGCGGATTGTCCCTCGCCGGTTTCTCCCTGTCCGACAACGACAGGCAGCACGGGCGGTACACGCTGTCGAACGTCGTCGAGTGCGCGAGCCGCTGCGTGGCCGCGGGCCGGTTCAGCCCGCTGGACGCCGATCTGATCGCCCACCAGATGTGGTTCGCCACGCACGGCCTGGTCACCCTAGAACTCGGCAACTACCTGGTCGAGCCGTGGGACGCCGACCGGTGCTTCGAGATGCAGCTGGTGCGGCTCATGATCGGTGCGGGCGACACCCCCGAGCGGGCCGCCCGGTCGGTGGCTCGCGCGCGGATGCGCTTCGACGCCGAGTTCCTCGGCAGGTCCGGGCCGGCGGTGCCCGAGCCGGGCTCCGAAGCGCGCTCACCGGGCTGCCTGTGCGAGCGCTGA
- a CDS encoding acyl-CoA carboxylase subunit beta: MSDAGNMDLLRKQRDELRDEAIAGDPAGVARQRAQGKRTARDRLDLLLDPGSFTEIDMYRRHQAHGFKVGDNRPLTDGVVAGSGTIDGRRVFVYAQDFTIFGGSLGAAHAAKIHKVLDLALATGSPVIGLNDSGGARIQEGVLALDGYGGIFRRQVAASGIIPQINVLLGPCAGGAAYSPALSDFTFMVRGTAKMYLTGPDVVAAVTGERVSHDELGGADVHGRRSGVATFVHDDEESCLEDVRYLVSMLPANNLSGAPVPPRRDVVDEPRPRLADIVPAKPNLPYDIREVIAELVDDGDFLELHETWAANIVCVLARINDEVVGIVGNQPLVLAGVLDIEASQKAARFVRFCDAFGIPLVTLVDVPGFLPGTDQEYSGVIRHGAKLLYAYCEATVPRIQVILRKAYGGAYIVMDSRSIGCDLSLAWPTNEIAVMGAEGAVDVLFRKELAGAADPDALRVSLMDTYADELVHPFYAAERGLVDDVIDQADTRTAIASGLAMLREKRAQPAPRKHGNLPI; encoded by the coding sequence ATGAGCGACGCGGGAAACATGGACCTGTTGCGCAAGCAACGCGACGAGCTGCGGGACGAGGCGATCGCCGGTGACCCCGCAGGCGTGGCGCGGCAGCGGGCGCAGGGCAAGCGAACCGCGCGGGACCGGCTCGACCTGCTGCTGGATCCGGGCTCGTTCACCGAGATCGACATGTACCGCAGGCACCAGGCGCACGGCTTCAAGGTCGGGGACAACCGGCCGCTCACCGATGGGGTCGTCGCCGGGTCCGGCACCATCGACGGGCGCCGGGTGTTCGTCTACGCCCAGGACTTCACGATCTTCGGCGGCTCGCTGGGCGCGGCGCACGCGGCCAAGATCCACAAGGTGCTCGATCTCGCGCTGGCGACCGGGTCTCCGGTGATCGGCCTGAACGACAGCGGCGGAGCGCGCATCCAGGAGGGCGTGCTCGCGCTGGACGGCTACGGCGGGATCTTCCGCCGCCAGGTCGCGGCCTCCGGGATCATCCCGCAGATCAACGTGCTGCTCGGACCGTGCGCCGGTGGCGCCGCCTACTCCCCCGCGCTCTCGGACTTCACGTTCATGGTCCGCGGCACGGCCAAGATGTACCTGACGGGCCCCGACGTGGTCGCCGCGGTCACCGGGGAGCGGGTCAGCCATGACGAGCTCGGCGGCGCCGACGTGCACGGCAGGCGCTCCGGTGTGGCCACCTTCGTGCACGACGACGAGGAGTCCTGCTTGGAGGACGTGCGCTACCTCGTCTCGATGCTGCCCGCCAACAACCTCAGCGGTGCACCGGTTCCGCCGCGGCGGGACGTCGTCGACGAGCCGAGGCCCCGGCTGGCCGACATCGTGCCGGCCAAGCCCAACCTCCCCTACGACATCCGCGAGGTGATCGCGGAGCTGGTGGATGACGGGGACTTCCTGGAGCTGCACGAGACCTGGGCCGCCAACATCGTCTGCGTGCTCGCCCGGATCAACGACGAGGTCGTGGGCATCGTGGGCAACCAGCCCCTGGTGCTGGCCGGGGTGCTCGACATCGAGGCATCGCAGAAGGCCGCCCGTTTCGTCCGGTTCTGCGACGCCTTCGGCATCCCGCTGGTCACCCTGGTCGACGTGCCCGGGTTCCTGCCGGGCACCGACCAGGAGTACTCCGGCGTCATCCGGCACGGCGCGAAGCTGCTCTACGCCTACTGCGAGGCGACCGTGCCGCGCATCCAGGTGATCCTGCGCAAGGCCTACGGCGGCGCGTACATCGTGATGGACTCCCGCTCGATCGGCTGCGACCTCTCGCTGGCCTGGCCGACGAACGAGATCGCCGTGATGGGCGCCGAGGGCGCGGTGGACGTGCTGTTCCGCAAGGAACTCGCCGGTGCCGCCGACCCCGACGCACTCCGGGTGTCGCTGATGGACACCTACGCCGACGAGCTCGTCCACCCGTTCTACGCCGCGGAGCGGGGCCTGGTCGATGACGTGATCGATCAGGCCGACACCCGGACCGCGATCGCCTCCGGGCTGGCCATGCTCCGGGAGAAGCGCGCGCAGCCCGCGCCGCGCAAGCACGGCAACCTGCCCATCTGA
- a CDS encoding flavin reductase family protein — translation MTENGHTAASNVALDVPAPVSLREAMAQFATGVTVITTPGQSCHGMTANAFNSVSLEPPLVLCCVSHTSRMHAAITDAGRFAVSLLGADQENLARYFADKRRPGGVAQFDTVDWVAGPHTGAPLLSGSLAWLECELTEAYAGGDHSVFLGRVLSSLRNTAGKALVFYNGSFHRVA, via the coding sequence ATGACCGAGAACGGGCACACCGCCGCCTCGAACGTCGCGCTCGACGTGCCGGCGCCGGTGTCACTGCGGGAGGCCATGGCCCAGTTCGCCACCGGAGTCACGGTGATCACCACGCCCGGCCAGAGCTGCCACGGCATGACGGCCAACGCGTTCAACTCGGTGTCCCTGGAACCACCGCTGGTGCTGTGCTGCGTCAGCCACACCTCCCGGATGCACGCCGCGATCACCGACGCGGGCCGCTTCGCGGTGTCCCTGCTGGGCGCCGACCAGGAGAACCTCGCCCGCTACTTCGCCGACAAGCGCAGGCCCGGTGGGGTGGCCCAGTTCGACACCGTCGACTGGGTCGCCGGCCCGCACACCGGCGCACCGCTGCTGTCCGGTTCGCTGGCGTGGCTGGAATGCGAGCTGACCGAGGCCTACGCGGGCGGTGACCACTCGGTCTTCCTGGGCAGGGTGCTGAGCTCGCTGCGGAACACCGCCGGGAAGGCGCTGGTGTTCTACAACGGCAGTTTCCACCGGGTGGCGTAG